A window from Salvia miltiorrhiza cultivar Shanhuang (shh) chromosome 2, IMPLAD_Smil_shh, whole genome shotgun sequence encodes these proteins:
- the LOC131011147 gene encoding RNA pseudouridine synthase 6, chloroplastic-like: MAVAAASFSSILGGSAVVTLLSASSFRRTLFSLTSLARTLDYSQSPFKHIHKHHSFNVLSRNLSCGATAPVDCSTNLSIPSCNNSYPPYERLLPCPSQNGPPRVEHLVVLEGGPVLEYISKALDIPPLFVADLIHFGAVFYALVCPDPPPTATPEQVKAFKKFTDPSLLRNRSSIKGKTIREAQKTFRITRTDEFLEAGTYLRVHVHPKRFRRCYEIDWRSRIIAVTESYVVLDKPAGTSVGGTTDNIEESCATFTTRALGLEAPLKTTHQIDNCTEGCVVLARTKEYCSVFHAKIRDKKVKKLYLALAAAPVSVGILTHYMRPVNIAPRLVSEDFISGWALCQLEVLECKKVPWPNDIVEDKHKIEDCGWPTKDFAYECRINLLTGRTHQIRAQLAACGAPLVGDTMYMPAAVAEAEYPGLNPFGTNKKEFSSDEVKATAVEEWIARHGKEPTVAIGLQACRISWDDAEHTYEAGSPWWR; this comes from the exons ATGGCGGTCGCCGCCGCGTCGTTCTCATCAATTCTCGGCGGCAGCGCGGTCGTCACACTTCTATCCGCCTCGAGTTTCCGCCGAACCTTGTTCTCTCTCACCAGCCTCGCTCGCACGTTAGACTACTCGCAGTCCCCTTTCAAACATATTCACAAACACCACAGCTTCAATGTCCTCAGCAGAAATTTGAGCTGCGGAGCAACCGCGCCTGTTGATTGTAGTACGAATTTGTCAATTCCTTCTTGTAATAATAG CTATCCTCCTTATGAGCGCCTCCTTCCTTGCCCGTCTCAGAATGGACCTCCAAGGGTAGAACACTTAGTTGTTTTAGAAGGAGGCCCTGTTCTTGAGTACATTAGTAAAGCTCTAGATATTCCACCCCT ATTTGTTGCAGACTTGATTCACTTTGGGGCTGTATTTTATGCTCTTGTATGTCCGGACCCCCCTCCAACTGCTACACCTGAGCAAGTAAAAGCTTTCAAGAAATTTACAGATCCATCCCTTCTAAGAAATAGATCATCTATTAAAGGGAAGACAATACGAGAAGCGCAAAAGACATTTCGCATAACTCGCACAGATGAGTTTCTTGAAGCTGGAACTTACTTAAGGGTGCATGTACATCCAAAACGCTTTCGAAG ATGTTATGAGATTGACTGGAGATCTCGAATTATTGCTGTGACTGAAAGCTATGTGGTCTTGGACAAACCAGCGGGTACATCT GTTGGAGGAACCACAGACAATATTGAAGAAAGTTGTGCAACATTTACTACTCGTGCCTTAGGATTGGAGGCTCCATTGAAGACTACCCACCAGATTGATAATTGCACTGAGGGCTG TGTAGTGTTAGCAAGAACAAAGGAATACTGCTCAGTTTTTCATGCCAAAATACGG GATAAAAAGGTTAAGAAGCTCTATCTTGCACTTGCTGCTGCTCCTGTGTCAGTTGGAATACTTACCCACTATATGCGCCCAGTCAATATTGCACCCCGACTTGTATCTGAAG ATTTCATCAGTGGTTGGGCTTTGTGCCAACTTGAGGTCTTAGAGTGCAAGAAGGTTCCTTGGCCAAATGATATAGTTGAAGACAAACACAAAATTGAGGATTGTGGCTGGCCAACTAAAGATTTTGCATATGAGTGTAGAATCAACCTCTTGACAGGTCGGACACACCAG ATTCGAGCACAATTGGCTGCTTGTGGCGCTCCTCTAGTGGGTGACACAATGTACATGCCAGCTGCAGTTGCTGAGGCCGAATACCCCGGGCTGAATCCGTTTGGCACGAACAAGAAAGAGTTCTCAAGTGATGAGGTTAAAGCCACAGCTGTTGAGGAATGGATTGCACGCCACGGGAAGGAACCTACTGTTGCCATTGGTCTTCAAGCATGCCGGATTTCGTGGGACGACGCAGAGCATACTTATGAGGCTGGATCTCCATGGTGGAGGTAA
- the LOC131011148 gene encoding RNA pseudouridine synthase 6, chloroplastic-like isoform X1, translated as MAVGAAASFSSIPGGSAIITLLSASSFHQTLFSPTSLASSQSPFKHIHKHHGLNVVRKNLSCRTAAPADCSTNLSIPTSTNSYPPYERLLPCPSQSGPPRVEHLAVLEGGPVLEYISKALDIPPLFVADLIHFGAVSYALVYPDPPPTATPEQIKAYKKFTDPSLLRNRSSIKGKTIRAAQKTFRITRTDEFVEAGTYLRVYVHPRRFPRCYEIDWRSRIIAVTESYIVLDKPAVLSQVGGTTNNIEETCATFTTRALGLDAPLKTTHQIDNCTEGCVVLARTTEFCSVFHAKIRDKKVMKLYLALASAPVSVGVLTHYMRPVKIPPRLVSEDFISGWALCQLEVLECKKVPWPNDIVEDKHKIEDCGWPTKDFAYECRINLLTGRTHQIRAQLAAHGAPLVGDTMYMPAAVAEAENPGLNPFGTNKKEFSSDEVQATAVEEWIARHGKEPTVAIGLQACRISWDDGEHTYEAGSPWWR; from the exons ATGGCGGTCGGCGCCGCCGCGTCCTTCTCATCAATTCCCGGCGGCAGTGCGATCATCACACTTCTATCCGCCTCCAGTTTCCACCAAACCTTGTTCTCTCCCACCAGCCTCGCCTCCTCGCAGTCCCCTTTCAAACATATTCATAAACACCACGGTCTCAATGTCGTCAGAAAAAATTTGAGCTGCAGAACAGCCGCGCCTGCTGATTGTAGTACGAATTTGTCAATTCCTACTAGTACTAATAG CTATCCTCCTTATGAGCGCCTCCTTCCTTGCCCATCTCAGAGTGGACCTCCAAGGGTAGAACACTTAGCTGTTTTAGAAGGAGGCCCTGTTCTTGAGTACATTAGTAAAGCTCTTGATATTCCACCCCT ATTTGTTGCAGACCTGATTCACTTTGGAGCTGTATCATATGCTCTGGTATACCCGGACCCCCCTCCAACTGCTACACCCGAGCAAATAAAGGCTTACAAGAAATTTACAGATCCATCACTTCTACGAAATAGATCATCTATTAAAGGGAAGACAATACGAGCAGCTCAAAAAACTTTTCGCATAACTCGCACGGATGAGTTTGTTGAAGCTGGAACTTACTTACGGGTGTATGTACATCCAAGACGCTTTCCAAG ATGTTATGAGATTGACTGGAGATCTCGAATTATTGCTGTGACCGAAAGCTATATAGTCTTGGACAAACCAGCTG TTTTATCTCAGGTTGGAGGAACCACAAACAATATTGAAGAAACTTGTGCAACATTTACTACTCGTGCCTTAGGATTGGACGCTCCACTGAAGACTACCCACCAGATTGATAATTGCACTGAGGGCTG TGTAGTGTTAGCAAGAACGACGGAATTCTGCTCAGTTTTTCATGCCAAAATACGG GATAAAAAGGTTATGAAGCTCTATCTTGCACTTGCTTCTGCTCCTGTATCAGTTGGAGTACTTACCCACTATATGCGCCCAGTCAAGATTCCACCTCGACTTGTATCTGAAG ATTTCATCAGTGGTTGGGCTTTGTGCCAACTTGAGGTCTTAGAGTGCAAGAAGGTTCCTTGGCCAAATGATATAGTTGAAGACAAACACAAAATTGAGGATTGTGGCTGGCCGACTAAAGATTTTGCATATGAGTGTAGAATCAACCTCTTGACAGGTCGGACACACCAG ATTCGAGCACAGTTGGCTGCTCATGGTGCTCCTCTAGTGGGTGACACAATGTACATGCCAGCTGCGGTTGCTGAGGCTGAAAACCCCGGGCTGAATCCATTTGGCACGAACAAGAAAGAGTTCTCCAGTGATGAGGTCCAAGCCACAGCTGTTGAGGAATGGATTGCACGCCATGGGAAGGAGCCTACTGTTGCGATTGGTCTTCAAGCATGCCGGATTTCATGGGACGACGGAGAGCATACGTACGAGGCTGGATCTCCATGGTGGAGGTAA
- the LOC131011148 gene encoding RNA pseudouridine synthase 6, chloroplastic-like isoform X2, translating into MAVGAAASFSSIPGGSAIITLLSASSFHQTLFSPTSLASSQSPFKHIHKHHGLNVVRKNLSCRTAAPADCSTNLSIPTSTNSYPPYERLLPCPSQSGPPRVEHLAVLEGGPVLEYISKALDIPPLFVADLIHFGAVSYALVYPDPPPTATPEQIKAYKKFTDPSLLRNRSSIKGKTIRAAQKTFRITRTDEFVEAGTYLRVYVHPRRFPRCYEIDWRSRIIAVTESYIVLDKPAGTSVGGTTNNIEETCATFTTRALGLDAPLKTTHQIDNCTEGCVVLARTTEFCSVFHAKIRDKKVMKLYLALASAPVSVGVLTHYMRPVKIPPRLVSEDFISGWALCQLEVLECKKVPWPNDIVEDKHKIEDCGWPTKDFAYECRINLLTGRTHQIRAQLAAHGAPLVGDTMYMPAAVAEAENPGLNPFGTNKKEFSSDEVQATAVEEWIARHGKEPTVAIGLQACRISWDDGEHTYEAGSPWWR; encoded by the exons ATGGCGGTCGGCGCCGCCGCGTCCTTCTCATCAATTCCCGGCGGCAGTGCGATCATCACACTTCTATCCGCCTCCAGTTTCCACCAAACCTTGTTCTCTCCCACCAGCCTCGCCTCCTCGCAGTCCCCTTTCAAACATATTCATAAACACCACGGTCTCAATGTCGTCAGAAAAAATTTGAGCTGCAGAACAGCCGCGCCTGCTGATTGTAGTACGAATTTGTCAATTCCTACTAGTACTAATAG CTATCCTCCTTATGAGCGCCTCCTTCCTTGCCCATCTCAGAGTGGACCTCCAAGGGTAGAACACTTAGCTGTTTTAGAAGGAGGCCCTGTTCTTGAGTACATTAGTAAAGCTCTTGATATTCCACCCCT ATTTGTTGCAGACCTGATTCACTTTGGAGCTGTATCATATGCTCTGGTATACCCGGACCCCCCTCCAACTGCTACACCCGAGCAAATAAAGGCTTACAAGAAATTTACAGATCCATCACTTCTACGAAATAGATCATCTATTAAAGGGAAGACAATACGAGCAGCTCAAAAAACTTTTCGCATAACTCGCACGGATGAGTTTGTTGAAGCTGGAACTTACTTACGGGTGTATGTACATCCAAGACGCTTTCCAAG ATGTTATGAGATTGACTGGAGATCTCGAATTATTGCTGTGACCGAAAGCTATATAGTCTTGGACAAACCAGCTGGTACATCA GTTGGAGGAACCACAAACAATATTGAAGAAACTTGTGCAACATTTACTACTCGTGCCTTAGGATTGGACGCTCCACTGAAGACTACCCACCAGATTGATAATTGCACTGAGGGCTG TGTAGTGTTAGCAAGAACGACGGAATTCTGCTCAGTTTTTCATGCCAAAATACGG GATAAAAAGGTTATGAAGCTCTATCTTGCACTTGCTTCTGCTCCTGTATCAGTTGGAGTACTTACCCACTATATGCGCCCAGTCAAGATTCCACCTCGACTTGTATCTGAAG ATTTCATCAGTGGTTGGGCTTTGTGCCAACTTGAGGTCTTAGAGTGCAAGAAGGTTCCTTGGCCAAATGATATAGTTGAAGACAAACACAAAATTGAGGATTGTGGCTGGCCGACTAAAGATTTTGCATATGAGTGTAGAATCAACCTCTTGACAGGTCGGACACACCAG ATTCGAGCACAGTTGGCTGCTCATGGTGCTCCTCTAGTGGGTGACACAATGTACATGCCAGCTGCGGTTGCTGAGGCTGAAAACCCCGGGCTGAATCCATTTGGCACGAACAAGAAAGAGTTCTCCAGTGATGAGGTCCAAGCCACAGCTGTTGAGGAATGGATTGCACGCCATGGGAAGGAGCCTACTGTTGCGATTGGTCTTCAAGCATGCCGGATTTCATGGGACGACGGAGAGCATACGTACGAGGCTGGATCTCCATGGTGGAGGTAA